From the Lactobacillus sp. PV034 genome, the window ACCTAGCTATCTTATCGATAGCTAGGTTATTTTTATTTTATTCTTTTTTTCAAAATTGTTTCTTCATCAGGTGTTACTTGAATAGATTTTTGTCCTGTATAAATTACAAAGCCTGGTTTAGCACCGTTAGGCTTTTTAATTCGTTTAACTTGAATGTAGTCAACCGGGACATGAGCAGAATGTTTAGCCTTAGAATAGTAAGCTGCAATTTCTGCTGCCTCTCTAATATCTGTTTCACTGGGATTATCAGACTGGAGAATGACATGAGACCCTGGAATATTTTTAACATGGAACCAATAATCCTTTTTATCAGCCTTTTTAAGAGTTAACCAGTCATTTTGATAATTATTTTTACCAACTAAAACTGTTTTACCATCACTTAGTTTAAATGTATTGAGTGATTTTTCCGTTATCTTCTTTTTACGACGATGAGAGGTTTGCTGCTTTAAATAACCTTGGTTAGTCAACTCATCAATGATGGCATCAATATCTTGGGGATCTGCATTATCAATTGCTGTTTGAATTGAATCAAAATAATCTAAATTCTCTTTCGTAATTCTTAATTGCTCATTTATATGCTTAATCGAATTACGTAGTTTTTGATACCGGGTAAAGTATTTTTGAGCATTTCGAGCAGGTGAGAGAGCAACATCTAATTTAATCTTTAAGTCTTTATTATTTTCATAGTAATTAGGCAAGGTGATTTCTTGCATACCTGGTTTGACTTGATGAAGATAAGTATTTAATAGTTCTCCTTTAATGCGGTAACTTTCTGAATTTTCAGCTCGATCTAACTCTTGATTGAGTTTAATTATTTTCTTTTCTAATTTTTTTCTTTCATTAGAAACAATATTTTCAATACGTTTTGCTTTTTGACGGACCCATTCCCGTTTTGCTTGTTCTTGGTAAAAATCTTCCAAAGCCTCATTCACATTGGTATTAGAGGAAATAAGTTGAAGATCTAAATGATAGGGAAGATAAATGAAAAAACGATCCTTATGTTTCTGTGTTTGAAAGACGTAACCCTTCGGATGATCAAACTGGTCAAAAAATGTTTTTAACGAAGAATAAGAATAATCATCTTCAAGATAACCAGTAAATTCTTTGCGGTCATCTCCATCTAAACCGTTAAAACGTTTAGCGAGATCAATTGGTTCAGGGTAAGTTTGCTTAAGCTGATTAAATTCTTCTTCAGTAAGCTTTAACCCGTTTATACCCTCAGTTAGTGGAGGCAATTCGTACTTGGCATGAGGTAATAATAAGCGCGCTCTATTTTCATCAGGGTTAATTCTTTTCAAAAGGTCAATAATTTTATTATCAGTTGCATTATAAAGAATTACATTGCTATGTCGTCCCATCAATTCAACTGATAGAATTAATTGCATTTCATCGCCTAGTTCATTACGGTTGGAAAAATAAAAATTTACTATGCGCTCAACTCCAACTTGTTCAATTTTTTGTAAAATTGAGCCTTCCAAGTATTTGCGTAATACCATTACAAAAGTTGGTGCAACGTCAGGATTAACGATTGTTTCAGTAGTTAAATAAAAACGTGGAGTTTGAGCATTTGCCGAAATTAAAAGTTTCTTATTTAGTCTATCTTTTCTAAAATTTAAGATTAAATCTTGCTCAAAAGGTTGGTAAATCTTAGTTAACTTTCCCTTTTCTAAAGTAGGAGAGAGACTAGTGAGTAAACTATGAATAAATAAACCATCAAAAGCCATTTTCGTATCACCTCAAATAAAATTCTATCTTACTAATTATACTATTTCTCGCCATAATCATAAAATCTCATATTATTGTTAAAGCATTCACAATACATTGATAAAAATTCACAAAGTTGAGTAAAATTATTGTTTTGGTCTACTATTTGAGCTACAATTAACTTGTTGTTTTTTAAAACCAATGATATACATAGCTTTAAGCGCTACTATCAGAATTTTCTTATGTGTTTCACAAATGTTGAATAGGAGAGAATATGGATATCCTAACTTTTAATTTAGTAGAAGATAAAATTAAGAAAATTATCTATCAAAAATGTGGTTTAAATCAATCTCAAACTCGCTTATTACTTTATTTTGATACAAACAATAATAAGAAGCTTTCTATGGGACAGTTGGCTGCAGAACTAAATATTTCGCTATCCACTTTAAGTAGACAAATTAACCAAAAGAAAACACTGGAATTAGTTGATTTGGAGCGCTCAAAAATTAATTCTACAAAGATGCTTTGTTTAAATGAAAATGGTTTAAAAAAAGTGACGCAATTGACAAAATTACTAGAGGATATTCAATTACTTCTATTAAATGCTTGGGGTAAAGAAGAATTGGCTCATTTTCAAAAGCAATTAAACAAAGTATTAGTAACTTTAAGTGAAGAAGTATCTTAAAGCGCTATGTTTAAAAAATATGGTTAACTATGGTAGAATTAGTTTAATTAATGATTAAACTAATATATTTAAGGTAGGTTTTTGTAGTGAAAATTGCTGTTGTTACTGATAGTACGAGTGACCTTACTTCGACAGAATTAAAAGAAAATCCAAATATTACTGTTATTCCACTTCCAGTCATTATTGATGAAAAAACTTATTTAGATAAAGTGGAAATTGATGCAGAACAAGTTTTTGAATCACAAAGAAATGGTTCGTCTTTCCCTAAAACTTCTCAACCAGCATTAGGTGAATTGTTAGAGTTATTTGATAAGCTTCATGATGAGGGATATGAGGCTATTATTGCTATTCCTTTGACTTCAGCAATTTCTGGTTTCTATAATTCATTAGTTAGAATTGCAAAAGATTATCCAAAATACAATTTACATCCATTTGATTCTGGGATGACTGTTCGTTCTATGGGAATGATGGTACTAGCTGCTGCGCGAATGGCACAAAATGGTTTAGATGTAGATGAAATCTTTAAGCGACTTGAAATGATGCGTGATTCAATGGGCGTTTTATTCGTTGTTGATGATCTTCAAAACTTAGTTCATGGTGGTCGTTTAAGTAATGCAAGTGCTTTTATTGGAACTTTGTTAAATATCAAACCATTATTAACTTTTGATAAGAAGACTTATGAGATTAGAAGTTTTGATAAAGTACGCTCGTTAAAACGTGCTATTAAAAAGAGTGAAGAACTAGCATTTAAACAAATTGCAGAGTCGCCATATAAAGATAAATTGCGCTTCTCAATTTATAACTCTAATGACGAAAAGCAAGCTGGAGAAGTAGCTGATAAGTTCGAAGAAATGTATCCAGATGCAACAGTCGATCGTCAAACTTTTGATGCAATCGTAGCTACTCACCTTGGTGAAAAATCTCTAGGTATTACTTGGATTCTGGACCCTGATAAAATGGATTTAAATTAACACTAAACCAGAGCTAATGAGGATTAGTCCTGGTTTTCTTTTTCTTAAAAAGTACTAAGGAGTAAAAATGGCAGAAAAGAGACTTTTATTATTAACTACTGGAGGAACGATTGCTTCAGAAGCTTCAGAAGCTGGCTTAGTCCCACGTGAATCTGGTCAAAGT encodes:
- a CDS encoding Rqc2 family fibronectin-binding protein, encoding MAFDGLFIHSLLTSLSPTLEKGKLTKIYQPFEQDLILNFRKDRLNKKLLISANAQTPRFYLTTETIVNPDVAPTFVMVLRKYLEGSILQKIEQVGVERIVNFYFSNRNELGDEMQLILSVELMGRHSNVILYNATDNKIIDLLKRINPDENRARLLLPHAKYELPPLTEGINGLKLTEEEFNQLKQTYPEPIDLAKRFNGLDGDDRKEFTGYLEDDYSYSSLKTFFDQFDHPKGYVFQTQKHKDRFFIYLPYHLDLQLISSNTNVNEALEDFYQEQAKREWVRQKAKRIENIVSNERKKLEKKIIKLNQELDRAENSESYRIKGELLNTYLHQVKPGMQEITLPNYYENNKDLKIKLDVALSPARNAQKYFTRYQKLRNSIKHINEQLRITKENLDYFDSIQTAIDNADPQDIDAIIDELTNQGYLKQQTSHRRKKKITEKSLNTFKLSDGKTVLVGKNNYQNDWLTLKKADKKDYWFHVKNIPGSHVILQSDNPSETDIREAAEIAAYYSKAKHSAHVPVDYIQVKRIKKPNGAKPGFVIYTGQKSIQVTPDEETILKKRIK
- a CDS encoding MarR family transcriptional regulator, yielding MDILTFNLVEDKIKKIIYQKCGLNQSQTRLLLYFDTNNNKKLSMGQLAAELNISLSTLSRQINQKKTLELVDLERSKINSTKMLCLNENGLKKVTQLTKLLEDIQLLLLNAWGKEELAHFQKQLNKVLVTLSEEVS
- a CDS encoding DegV family protein; this encodes MKIAVVTDSTSDLTSTELKENPNITVIPLPVIIDEKTYLDKVEIDAEQVFESQRNGSSFPKTSQPALGELLELFDKLHDEGYEAIIAIPLTSAISGFYNSLVRIAKDYPKYNLHPFDSGMTVRSMGMMVLAAARMAQNGLDVDEIFKRLEMMRDSMGVLFVVDDLQNLVHGGRLSNASAFIGTLLNIKPLLTFDKKTYEIRSFDKVRSLKRAIKKSEELAFKQIAESPYKDKLRFSIYNSNDEKQAGEVADKFEEMYPDATVDRQTFDAIVATHLGEKSLGITWILDPDKMDLN